A part of Camelus ferus isolate YT-003-E chromosome 6, BCGSAC_Cfer_1.0, whole genome shotgun sequence genomic DNA contains:
- the LOC106728807 gene encoding RNA polymerase-associated protein LEO1-like isoform X1 yields MDLFGDIDDISSESDGGNQPPIPGQPVDGRGVPQDQQEEEPISETKIEVEIPRIYSDLGNELYFVKLPRFLSIEPKPFDPQYYEDEFEDEKMLDEEDRTRIKLKVENTLRWRIRRDKEGNKIKESNTRIVKWSDGSLSLHLGNEVFDVYKAPLLGNYNHLFVREDTGLRGQAVFKSKLTFRPHSTDYATHKKMTLPLANRCSGIQKIRILPMAGRDPECQRIEMIKKEEERLRASAHQETMYLREKQNQQGPIPPCQDHSSDEREEEVEMPSETIPEGRAKQADPPERGKQGMKRKRMTEA; encoded by the exons ATGGACCTGTTTGGAGACATAGATGACATTTCTTCTGAGAGTGATGGGGGCAATCAACCACCCATTCCAGGACAGCCTGTT GATGGACGTGGAGTGCCGCAGGACCAGCAGGAGGAAGAGCCGATTTCTGAAACCAAAATAGAAGTAGAAATTCCCCGTATCTACTCTGATTTAGGAAATGAATTGTACTTTGTTAAACTGCCCAGATTTCTCAGCATAGAACCCAA gcCTTTTGATCCTCAGTATTATGAAGATGAATTTGAAGATGAGAAAATGCTTGACGAGGAAGATAGAACCAGGATAAAATTAAAG GTGGAAAATACTTTGCGATGGAGGATACGCCgggacaaagaaggaaataaaattaaagaaagcaaTACTCGGATAGTCAAGTGGTCAGATGGGAG CCTGTCCCTGCACTTAGGCAATGAGGTGTTTGATGTCTACAAAGCCCCGCTGCTGGGCAATTACAACCACCTGTTCGTTCGCGAAGACACGGGTCTGCGGGGACAAGCCGTCTTCAAATCCAAACTCACCTTTAG ACCTCACTCTACAGACTATGCCACACATAAAAAGATGACCCTGCCACTTGCTAATAGATGCTCGGGGATACAGAAGATTAGAATCTTACCAATGGCTGGTCGTGATCCTGAATGCCAACGCATAGAGATGATTAAG AAAGAAGAAGAACGTTTGAGGGCTTCTGCTCACCAGGAGACAATGTATTTGCGGGAGAAGCAGAACCAGCAGGGGCCGATCCCCCCCTGCCAGGACCACAGCAGTgatgagagggaggaggaggttgaGATGCCATCAGAAACCATTCCCGAGGGGCGTGCCAAG CAGGCGGACCCtccagaaagaggaaagcagggcatgaagaggaagaggatgacTGAAGCATAA
- the LOC106728807 gene encoding RNA polymerase-associated protein LEO1-like isoform X2, whose translation MDLFGDIDDISSESDGGNQPPIPGQPVDGRGVPQDQQEEEPISETKIEVEIPRIYSDLGNELYFVKLPRFLSIEPKPFDPQYYEDEFEDEKMLDEEDRTRIKLKVENTLRWRIRRDKEGNKIKESNTRIVKWSDGSLSLHLGNEVFDVYKAPLLGNYNHLFVREDTGLRGQAVFKSKLTFRPHSTDYATHKKMTLPLANRCSGIQKIRILPMAGRDPECQRIEMIKKEEERLRASAHQETMYLREKQNQQGPIPPCQDHSSDEREEEVEMPSETIPEGRAKADPPERGKQGMKRKRMTEA comes from the exons ATGGACCTGTTTGGAGACATAGATGACATTTCTTCTGAGAGTGATGGGGGCAATCAACCACCCATTCCAGGACAGCCTGTT GATGGACGTGGAGTGCCGCAGGACCAGCAGGAGGAAGAGCCGATTTCTGAAACCAAAATAGAAGTAGAAATTCCCCGTATCTACTCTGATTTAGGAAATGAATTGTACTTTGTTAAACTGCCCAGATTTCTCAGCATAGAACCCAA gcCTTTTGATCCTCAGTATTATGAAGATGAATTTGAAGATGAGAAAATGCTTGACGAGGAAGATAGAACCAGGATAAAATTAAAG GTGGAAAATACTTTGCGATGGAGGATACGCCgggacaaagaaggaaataaaattaaagaaagcaaTACTCGGATAGTCAAGTGGTCAGATGGGAG CCTGTCCCTGCACTTAGGCAATGAGGTGTTTGATGTCTACAAAGCCCCGCTGCTGGGCAATTACAACCACCTGTTCGTTCGCGAAGACACGGGTCTGCGGGGACAAGCCGTCTTCAAATCCAAACTCACCTTTAG ACCTCACTCTACAGACTATGCCACACATAAAAAGATGACCCTGCCACTTGCTAATAGATGCTCGGGGATACAGAAGATTAGAATCTTACCAATGGCTGGTCGTGATCCTGAATGCCAACGCATAGAGATGATTAAG AAAGAAGAAGAACGTTTGAGGGCTTCTGCTCACCAGGAGACAATGTATTTGCGGGAGAAGCAGAACCAGCAGGGGCCGATCCCCCCCTGCCAGGACCACAGCAGTgatgagagggaggaggaggttgaGATGCCATCAGAAACCATTCCCGAGGGGCGTGCCAAG GCGGACCCtccagaaagaggaaagcagggcatgaagaggaagaggatgacTGAAGCATAA